The nucleotide sequence GCCCGCGGCAACCGGCTGGCGGTCTATACCCACGGGGAACGGCTGGCGGTCTGACCGCCGGATCTGTTGAGAAAGCCCGGTGCCGGAAACGGTGCCGGGTTTTTTCATGGGCGGTACAGGGATGGAAAGTTGATTTGGTGCGGCAAAAATTCAGTTTACGGCGGTGTTTTTCTCGACCCATAGTCGCTTTCCGTCAGACGTGTCTTATGGAGAGCGTGCCGTGATGCCCACCACCCTTTTCCCCCGCCTTCCCGCCAGCCGGCGGGCCGCTTTGGCCGGTCTGCTGATGACGGCGGGGGTTTCCGTGACGGGAATGTCCCCCGGTGCCGGTTCGGCCCGCGCCGCCTCTCCCGCGGGCGGTGGCGAGGTTCCCGCCGACGCCGGGCGCGGCCTGCTGGGCCATGTGCGCCAGGGGGAGGGGCCGGAGCCGGTGGTGGTGCTGCACGAATGGATGGGGGACCACACCAATTACGATTTCATCCGCCCCTTCCTGCCGGGCGACACCCATGCGTGGATCTTCGCCGACCTGCGCGGCTATGGCCTGTCCAAGCCGCTGTCGGGGGCTTATTCCCTGGACGAGGCGGTGGAGGACGTGATGCGGCTGATGGGCCATTACGGCCATGCCCGGTTCCATGTGGTGGGCCATTCCATGTCGGGCATGATCGCGCAAGCGCTGGCCAAGCGCGGCGGAGAGCGGGTCAAAAGCGTGGTGGCGGTGTCGCCCGTCCCCGCCTCCGGCTTCAAGACCGATGCCGAGGGGCTCAAGAAGCTGATGGCGGTGGTGGACAATGACGACGCGGTGCGCGCCGCCATTCTGGCCCGCGGGGGCGGGCGCTATGGCCGCGGCTGGGTGGAGCGCAAGCTGGCCATGACCCGGCGCGCCCCGAACCGCGAGGCCATGGTGGGATACCTGACGATGTTCACCGGCACCGACGTGGCCGACGCGGTGCGGGGCACTCCCACGCCTATCACCGCCGTTTGTGGCGAGCATGACCTGCCGCTGTACCGGGCGGAGTCCATCACCCGGCTTCTGGGACCGCTCTTCCCCAATCTGGAGGTGGTGGTCAGCCGCGAAGCCGGCCATTACGCCATGCTGGAAACCCCGCCGCTGCTGGCCGGCCAGATCGAAAAGGGGCTGGCGCGGGGCGTGTGAGACACCCTGTGTCAACCCTCTGGAGGGAGGTTGAGCGCTTTGGCGGCGGCATGCTGCTCAGGGTTGTAGATTTTGGCGTCGTACCAAGCGCGCCACAGGACGCGGATCCAGGCTCTTGCGAGGATGCGGATGGCGTGGGGGTGATCGCAGCCGCGGTCCCGGGCTTTGCGGTAGACGGCGGCGGCCCAGGCGCAGGCATGGCGGGAGTTGTCGGCGAAGCAAGTGATGGCGGCGCGCAGGCGATGATTGCAGGCCCAGCGGAAGACGACGCCGCGGCTTTTGCCCGAGGCATGGGTGACGGGGCTGACCCCGGCTTCGGCGGCGAGTTGGTCGGGCGTTTGGAAGCGCTCGCGCACGTCGCCGAGTTCGGCGAGGATCTGGGCTGCGCAGATGCGTCCGGCCCGCGGGAAGGACATCACGACCTTGCCATCGGGGAGTTCGGCGACGGTGTGCTCGATGCGGGCGGAGAGCTTGGCGATCTCGGCGAGGAGGCGCTCCAGGACGGCTGCGAGGGCGCGGACCATCTCGCCCTTGGCCTCGGCTTCGGCCTCGCCGGCGAGGCCGGCGGGAGCGGCGCGCAGGCGGTCCAGCAGATCGGCCGGGCTGCGGCGTCCGCAGTAGGCGTGGCTTGCCAGGAAGGCCTTGAGGCGCTTCTCGCCAAGGCGGGCGGCGCTGTCGGGGGTGGGATAGCGCTGGACGAAGGCGAGCGCGATGGGCGAGTCGATGTCGGCGAAGATGGCGGCGGCGCCGGGCCAGAAGCTGTCCAGCAGGCTGCGCAGGCGATTGGCCAGGCAGACGCGCTCGGCGACCAGGTCGTCGCGGCCGCGGACCAGGGCGCGCAAGGCCTTGATCTCGTCGGACCAGGGCGTCAGGGGCCGGAAGCGGTGGCCGTCGGTGCGCAGAATGTCGGCGAGCATGAAGGCGTCGCCGGGATCGCTCTTGCCACCGGCGGCACGGTAGCGCGGCCGGCAGGCCTTGACGACGTTGGGATGGATCGGCACGACCGGATGGCCGGCCTCGACCAGGGCATCGACGATCAGTCCGCTCGGGCGCTCGATGGCGATGGGAAGCTCGCCGGCCGGCGCCAGCTTCGCCAGCCGCTTGCACAGTTCCGCCAGACCGGCGGCATCGTGTTTGATCTCCAGGCGGAACACAGCGGCTCCGGCGCCGTCGACGACGCAGACGGCGTGACCGGCGCCGCCCCAATCCAATCCCCCGAAATACCGCATGGGCAGGTCCTCCGTGATTGCGCTACGCTGCCGAGCGTCGGGAGGAACTGCGGGCCGCTCATTGACCGGCGCTCCGGGCTGCTATCCCTGGCGCTACACCCTGTTGCCCGTCCTGTCCTCCCGGCACCCGCCATGCGGCGGGTCTCACACGGGCCGTTGGCCGGCAAGCGCGACTGGCCATCATGGCGGGTGCTCGGTCGGAGCCGAGCTTTTCACCCCGCATGCGGGGTGAAAAGCTCAACCAGTGTCAAGGTGCCCCAATGAGCGTCGGGAGGAACTGCGGGCCGCTCATTGACCGGCGCTCCGGGCTGCTATCCCTGGCGCTACACCCTGTTGCCCGTCCTGTCCTCCCGGCACCCGCCATGCGGCGGGTCTCACACGGGCCGTTGGCCGGCAAGCGCGACTGGCCATCATGGCGGGTGCTCGGTCGGAGCCGAGCTTTTCACCCCGCATGCGGGGTGAAAAGCTCAACCAGTGTCAAGGTGCCCCAATGAGCCGGTCCCCGGCGGTTGCCTTGCCGCTGCTGGAGCGATCCGGCCTTTGGTCCGCCCCGCGCCTGGGGTAGCATAGGGGCCGGACCGCTTATCCTCCAGCCGCGCAACGGGTGGCGCCATGACCGACGATCCGCGCAGTCTTCTGGAAACGCACCGGGACGCTTTCCGCCAGATCCTGCGGGAAGCCCACGCCGCCCGCTCCGCCCTGTGCGAGAATGAACTCATCATCAGGCTCGGCACCATCGTCGCGCTGGCGGAAAAGGCCCTGGAACAGGGCGGCCGCGACACCTGACGGGTCCGCTGACGGGTTTGACGGGAAAGCGCGCGGCGGGTAATGCCGCTGGGCCACCTGATCCAGGCCCCAAAAGCAATCAAGGGGTTGGCATTTCTGCCAACCCCTTGATCTTGTTGGTCGGAGAGAGAGGATTCGAACCTCCGGCCCCTGCCTCCCGAAAGCAGTGCTCTACCAGGCTGAGCTACTCTCCGATCATTTCCCCGCTTCGTTTTCGTCGGCGTTGCCGGCGGTGCGCTGCGGTGGCGGGTATATAGCCGGCTGAGCCGTGGCCCGCAACAGGAAAATTCACATCACCTCAAAAATCTCGGCTGATGACGAATTCGACCACGTTTTCCAGGGCCTGGCGCAGGGGGCTGTCCGGGAACACGGTCAGGGCGGTGTTGGCCAGGCTGCCGTAATGGCGCGCACGGGCCACCGTGTCGATGAGCGCGTTGTGGCGGACCATCAGCGCCTGCGCGTGGGCCAGATCCTCGTCGGTCTGTTCCAGCTCTTCCATGGTGCGCTGCCAGAACGCGCGTTCTTCCGCGTCGCCGCGCTCAACCGACAGGATCACCGGCAGGGTCAGCTTGCCCTCGCGGAAATCGTCGCCCACCGTCTTGCCCAGCGTCGCCTGATGGGCGGAATAGTCGAGCACGTCGTCCACGAGCTGGAACGCGATGCCCAGGTTCATCCCGTAATCCCACAGCGCGGTCAGCACCGTCTCGTCCACGTCGGCCACCACGCCGCCCACCCGGCAGGCGGCGGCGAACAGCTCCGCCGTCTTGCCCTTGATGACCTCAAGGTATGCGTCCTCGGTGGTGGTGATGTCGTTGGTGGTCTGAAGCTGGAGCACCTCGCCCTGGGCGATGACGGCCGAGGCGTTGGACAGGATGTCCAGCGCTTCCAGCGACCCCGCCTCCACCATAAGCTGGAACGAGCGGGAGAACAGGAAGTCCCCCACCAGGACGCTGGCCTTGTTGCCGAACACCGCGTTGGCCGAGGCCAGCCCGCGGCGCAGGTTGCTTTCGTCCACCACGTCGTCGTGCAGCAGGGTGGCGGTGTGGATGAACTCCACCACCGCGGCCAGAAGCTGGTGCTTGGTGCCCTGATAGCGGCACAGGTTGGCCGCGGCCAGCGTCAGCACCGGGCGCAGCCGCTTGCCGCCGGCCGCCACGATGTAGCCGCCCAGTTGCGGGATCAGCGCCACCGGGGAGTCCATGTGCTTGACGATCAGCTCGTTGACACGGGCCAGATCGTCGGCGACCAGAGCGGTGAGGTCTTCGAGCGCCGTTGACGGTTTCTGCCGCTTGGGTTCGAGATTGGTAACGACCGTCAAGGCCGGCTCCACTTGCTGGTGATGATTGACGGAACCTCTTCCGGCAGCGAGCATAACGGCCTAGCCTGTTCGGTCAAGCCGCTCTGCGGCGCAGGGCCGCGAAAGATGACGGAAATTCAGCCTATCCCCCAGAGTATCACGGCGGAAAACACCCTGCTCGGCGGGCGGGTCCGGCTGGCGCAGCCGGCCGGCGGCTACCGCGTGGCCGTCGATCCGGTGCTGCTGGCCGCTTTCACCGCTGCCCGGGCCGGGGAAACCGTGCTGGATCTCGGCACCGGCTCGGGGGCTGCGGCATTGTGTCTGGCCGTGCGGGTGCCGGGGGTGCGGGTGGTGGGGCTGGAGGCGTGGGAACCGGCGGAAACCATGGCCCGCCACAATGTCCGCCTGAACGGGCTGGAGGATCGGGTGGGAATCGTGGCCGGCGACCTGCTGCGGCCCCCCCCGGATCTGGGGCCGGCGGGGGGGCGGTTCGACCGGGTGATGGCGAATCCGCCCTATCTGCGGGCCGGGGCCGCCACCCCGCCGCCCGACCCGTGGAAGGCGGCGGCCAATGTGGAGGGGGCCGCCCGCCTGTCCGACTGGGTTGCGGCGGCGGCGGCCCTGCTGCGCCCGCGGGGGTGGTTCACCATGGTCCACCGTGCCGACCGGGTGGATGAGATCATGGGCCTGCTGCACGGCTCCTTCGGCGCCGTCACCCTGTTTCCCCTGTGGCCCAGGGCGGGGGAACCGGCGCGGCGCATCCTGGTCGCCGCCCAGCGGGGCGCCACCGGCCCGGCCCGGCTGCTGCCCGGCCTGGTGCTGCATGGACCCGGTGGTTATACGCAAGACGCCGACGCGGTGCTGCGCCTTGGTGCCCCGCTGGTTTACGAACCGGTGCGCCAACCCCATCTAGGCGCGTGACACACACCCGTACCCATCCGAACAGGCACGAGGATACCCGACCCATGCCCGCTTTCCTGTCCCGCCTTCCCTTCGGCCCGTGGCGCAAGCGTGAACCGCTGGTGTCGGTGGTCCGGCTGACGGGGGTCATCGCCGCGTCCGGCGGCGCCTTTGGGCGCACCCTGTCCATGGCCGGGGTGGCGCCGCTGCTGGAAAAGGCCTTCGCGCCGAAGAATCAGGTGGCGGTGGTCCTGCTGATCAACTCCCCCGGCGGATCGCCGGTGCAGTCGGCGCTGATCGGCCGGCGCATCCGTGATCTGGCGGAGGAAAAGAAGGTGCCGGTCCTGGCCTTCTGCGAGGATGTGGCGGCCAGCGGCGGCTATTGGCTGGCGTGCGCCGCCGACGAGATCTACGCCGATGACAGCACCATCGTCGGGTCCATCGGCGTGGTCAGCGGCGGCTTCGGCTTCCACGATTTCATCAGCCGCCACGGGGTGGAGCGGCGCCTCTACACCGCCGGGGAGCACAAGGCCATCCTTGATCCCTTCCTGCCGGAAAACCCCGACGACGTGGCCCGGCTGAAGGCGCTGCAGCAGGAGGTGCACCAGTTCTTCATCAGCCACGTCCGCACCCGCCGCGGCGAGCGGCTGAAGGGGGAGGAGGGCGAGCTTTTCTCCGGCGCGTTCTGGAGCGGGCGCACCGCCGTCGGCCTTGGCCTGATCGACGGGGTTGCCCACATGCGCCCGCACCTGCGCGCCCGCTTCGGGGAGAAGGTGCGGCTGCGGGTGGTGGAGCCGAGCCGCGGGCTGCTGTCGCGCCTGCCGTTCCGCAGCGGCGATGGCGAAAGCCGGCTGGGCCACGGCATCGGTGCGGCCCTGCCGGCGGCGGCGCTCAACACCGTGGAGGAGCGGGCGGTGTGGGGGCGGTTCGGGTTGTAACCCCGCTTGACCCCTCCCCCTCGTCCGGGTACTCCTTCATCCCATGTTCACGAAGATCCTCCTTGTCATCGTGGTGATCGTCGCGGCCCTGTTCGGGATGCGGTTCTTCCGCCGCATCTCGGAAGCGGGGAAGGAGCGGCTGAACCGCAGCGCCGCCCAGCCCGCCCCGTCGGCGGGGACCGGGCGGTCCGTCCCCGGCGGTCCGCGCGATGCGGAG is from Azospirillum fermentarium and encodes:
- a CDS encoding alpha/beta fold hydrolase is translated as MPTTLFPRLPASRRAALAGLLMTAGVSVTGMSPGAGSARAASPAGGGEVPADAGRGLLGHVRQGEGPEPVVVLHEWMGDHTNYDFIRPFLPGDTHAWIFADLRGYGLSKPLSGAYSLDEAVEDVMRLMGHYGHARFHVVGHSMSGMIAQALAKRGGERVKSVVAVSPVPASGFKTDAEGLKKLMAVVDNDDAVRAAILARGGGRYGRGWVERKLAMTRRAPNREAMVGYLTMFTGTDVADAVRGTPTPITAVCGEHDLPLYRAESITRLLGPLFPNLEVVVSREAGHYAMLETPPLLAGQIEKGLARGV
- a CDS encoding IS110 family RNA-guided transposase; the encoded protein is MRYFGGLDWGGAGHAVCVVDGAGAAVFRLEIKHDAAGLAELCKRLAKLAPAGELPIAIERPSGLIVDALVEAGHPVVPIHPNVVKACRPRYRAAGGKSDPGDAFMLADILRTDGHRFRPLTPWSDEIKALRALVRGRDDLVAERVCLANRLRSLLDSFWPGAAAIFADIDSPIALAFVQRYPTPDSAARLGEKRLKAFLASHAYCGRRSPADLLDRLRAAPAGLAGEAEAEAKGEMVRALAAVLERLLAEIAKLSARIEHTVAELPDGKVVMSFPRAGRICAAQILAELGDVRERFQTPDQLAAEAGVSPVTHASGKSRGVVFRWACNHRLRAAITCFADNSRHACAWAAAVYRKARDRGCDHPHAIRILARAWIRVLWRAWYDAKIYNPEQHAAAKALNLPPEG
- a CDS encoding polyprenyl synthetase family protein, producing MTVVTNLEPKRQKPSTALEDLTALVADDLARVNELIVKHMDSPVALIPQLGGYIVAAGGKRLRPVLTLAAANLCRYQGTKHQLLAAVVEFIHTATLLHDDVVDESNLRRGLASANAVFGNKASVLVGDFLFSRSFQLMVEAGSLEALDILSNASAVIAQGEVLQLQTTNDITTTEDAYLEVIKGKTAELFAAACRVGGVVADVDETVLTALWDYGMNLGIAFQLVDDVLDYSAHQATLGKTVGDDFREGKLTLPVILSVERGDAEERAFWQRTMEELEQTDEDLAHAQALMVRHNALIDTVARARHYGSLANTALTVFPDSPLRQALENVVEFVISRDF
- a CDS encoding tRNA1(Val) (adenine(37)-N6)-methyltransferase, whose amino-acid sequence is MTEIQPIPQSITAENTLLGGRVRLAQPAGGYRVAVDPVLLAAFTAARAGETVLDLGTGSGAAALCLAVRVPGVRVVGLEAWEPAETMARHNVRLNGLEDRVGIVAGDLLRPPPDLGPAGGRFDRVMANPPYLRAGAATPPPDPWKAAANVEGAARLSDWVAAAAALLRPRGWFTMVHRADRVDEIMGLLHGSFGAVTLFPLWPRAGEPARRILVAAQRGATGPARLLPGLVLHGPGGYTQDADAVLRLGAPLVYEPVRQPHLGA
- a CDS encoding S49 family peptidase, translating into MPAFLSRLPFGPWRKREPLVSVVRLTGVIAASGGAFGRTLSMAGVAPLLEKAFAPKNQVAVVLLINSPGGSPVQSALIGRRIRDLAEEKKVPVLAFCEDVAASGGYWLACAADEIYADDSTIVGSIGVVSGGFGFHDFISRHGVERRLYTAGEHKAILDPFLPENPDDVARLKALQQEVHQFFISHVRTRRGERLKGEEGELFSGAFWSGRTAVGLGLIDGVAHMRPHLRARFGEKVRLRVVEPSRGLLSRLPFRSGDGESRLGHGIGAALPAAALNTVEERAVWGRFGL